The Malus domestica chromosome 10, GDT2T_hap1 genome contains a region encoding:
- the LOC139188627 gene encoding uncharacterized protein codes for MEKMKNLHEKAWEWLNDRPANNWSRSRFNTQYKCDVLLNNLCESFNSAIVVARNKPILGLLDNINMYIMLRMANRRAAGRNWKHLVGPRIFKIIEKSKVESTYCIPKMAGDKEYLVQHLSGRQFVVKLKESTCSCRRWDLCGIPCSHAIACIFTRDESVYTYVHDCYKKEAYLNSYDPMIHLVPGMDL; via the coding sequence ATGGAAAAGATGAAAAATCTACATGAAAAAGCATGGGAATGGCTTAATGATAGGCCTGCTAATAATTGGAGTAGATCTCGCTTTAATACTCAATATAAGTGTGATGTTCTACTTAACAACTTATGTGAGAGTTTTAATTCTGCTATTGTTGTGGCAAGGAATAAGCCTATCTTGGGACTTCTAGATAACATCAACATGTATATCATGCTTAGGATGGCTAATAGGAGAGCTGCTGGGAGGAATTGGAAGCATCTAGTTGGTCCAAGGATTTTCAAGATAATTGAGAAAAGCAAAGTGGAAAGTACTTATTGTATTCCTAAGATGGCTGGTGACAAGGAGTACCTAGTACAACACTTAAGTGGTAGACAGTTTGTAGTGAAGTTGAAGGAGTCTACTTGCTCATGTAGGAGATGGGATTTATGTGGGATCCCATGCTCACATGCAATTGCTTGTATATTCACTAGAGATGAGAGTGTTTACACATATGTCCATGACTGCTACAAGAAGGAAGCTTACTTGAACTCCTATGATCCTATGATCCACCTCGTTCCTGGAATGGACTTGTGA
- the LOC103445261 gene encoding probable galacturonosyltransferase 3 isoform X1 → MEVLPRTSASFVSLLILCISLVALHCVLIGADISDATARQRDISKYRSLCDCEQCEDGTGEGASVIRVSTLPDEKNIDIIATYSNNLGAMQSSRVKMGDLSASWVLENPVDGRQEHPKRFEMAEDSSQSGLTFEEKTQHPTDDHQSGEGELPYSRLSSMSPVKLKRRVMRQERRNLRTAELIGKDTEANNQMAAAAIERSKDFDPLVKGKYSIWRSDYESPNSDSTLKLMLDQIIMAKSYASIAMSKNETDLFNSLMKHYKLSQHAIGEASSDAELHSSALNRAKAMGRVLSAAKDKLYDCLTVERKLRVMLQSTEENLNALKKKSAFLNQLAAKTVPKPLHCLPLQLASDYFLLGYHNRGDANKEKLEDPSLFHYAIFSDNVIATSVVVNSTVLHAKEPNKHVFHVVTDKLNYAAMRMWFIVNPPAGATVQVENIDDFKWLNSSSCSVLRQLESARLQEYYFKANHPSSLSMGSDSLKYRNPKYLSLLNHLRFYLPDVYPKLDKILFLDDDIVVQKDLTPIWSVDLQGNVNGAVETCKESFHRYDKYLNFSNPLISDNFDSNACGWAFGMNIFDLNEWRKRNITGIYHRWQDMNEDRTLWKLGTLPPGLITFYNLTYPLDRGWHALGLGYDPALNKTAIENAAVIHYNGNYKPWLDLAISKYKAYWSRYVMSDNPYLRLCKISE, encoded by the exons ATGGAAGTTCTTCCGAGAACGTCGGCGAGCTTCGTTTCTCTGCTTATCCTCTGTATCTCATTG GTTGCTTTGCACTGTGTCCTAATTGGAGCAGATATATCTGATGCTACAGCACG gcaAAGAGATATCAGTAAATACCGATCGCTCTGTGATTGTGAGCAATGTGAAGATGGCACG GGAGAGGGTGCATCTGTGATCAGAGTCAGTACTCTACCAGATGAAAAG AATATTGACATAATTGCGACATACAGCAACAATCTTGGAGCTATGCAAAGTAGTAGGGTTAAAATGGGGGACCTATCCGCTTCTTGGGTCTTGGAAAATCCTGTTGATGGAAGGCAGGAACATCCAAAGAGATTTGAG ATGGCGGAGGATTCATCTCAATCTGGATTGACATTTGAAGAAAAGACTCAGCATCCTACAGATGATCATCAATCTGGTGAAGGTGAACTTCCATATTCTCGTCTATCATCAATGAGCCCAGTGAAGCTCAAGCGTCGG GTAATGCGGCAAGAAAGGAGGAATCTTCGGACTGCAGAGTTGATAGGAAAGGATACAGAAGCTAATAACCAGATGGCTGCAGCAGCAATTGAACGATCAAAAGACTTTGATCCCCTTGTCAAGGGAAAGTACAGCATATGGAGGAGTGATTATGAAAGCCCAAATTCTGATTCAACCTTGAAACTTATGCTGGACCAGATCATAATGGCCAAATCTTACGCAAGCATTGCCATGTCGAAGAATGAAACTGATCTTTTTAATTCTCTCATGAAACACTATAAACTTAGTCAGCATGCTATTGGAGAAGCAAGTTCAGACGCTGAGCTTCATTCaag TGCACTTAACCGAGCCAAAGCAATGGGCCGTGTTCTCTCTGCAGCGAAAGACAAATTATATGACTGCCTCACTGTCGAAAGGAAGTTGAGAGTCATGCTTCAGTCAACTGAAGAGAATCTAAatgctttgaagaaaaagagTGCATTCTTGAATCAGCTTGCTGCAAAAACAGTCCCTAAACCGTTACATTGCCTTCCTCTACAACTTGCATCTGACTATTTCTTATTGGGTTATCATAATAGAGGGGATGCAAACAAAGAAAAGCTTGaggatccttctctcttccacTATGCCATCTTTTCTGATAATGTTATAGCAACATCAGTGGTTGTTAATTCTACCGTGCTGCATGCGAAGGAACCCAACAAGCATGTTTTCCATGTAGTCACCGATAAACTAAATTATGCTGCTATGAGAATGTGGTTTATTGTCAACCCTCCTGCAGGAGCAACAGTCCAGGTTGAAAACATTGATGATTTCAAATGGCTGAATTCTTCTTCGTGTTCTGTTCTCCGTCAACTTGAATCTGCCAGACTTCAAGAATATTATTTCAAGGCAAATCATCCTTCTTCCCTCTCTATGGGTTCTGACTCTCTTAAATATCGGAATCCAAAATATTTGTCCCTGCTGAATCATCTAAGATTCTACCTTCCTGATGTTTACCCAAAGCTGGACAAGATCCTATTTCTGGATGACGATATTGTAGTTCAGAAGGATTTGACGCCTATTTGGTCTGTTGACCTTCAAGGGAATGTAAATGGTGCAGTGGAGACCTGTAAAGAGAGCTTCCATCGGTATGATAAATATCTCAACTTCTCAAATCCATTAATCTCTGATAACTTTGATTCCAATGCTTGTGGCTGGGCATTCGGCATGAATATCTTCGACTTGAATGAGTGGAGGAAGCGAAACATCACTGGTATATATCATCGTTGGCAAGACATG AATGAGGACAGAACTCTTTGGAAACTTGGGACATTGCCACCAGGACTTATAACTTTCTACAACCTGACCTATCCGCTGGATCGGGGTTGGCATGCGTTGGGACTTGGCTATGACCCGGCCCTCAACAAAACGGCGATAGAGAATGCAGCTGTGATCCATTACAATGGAAACTACAAGCCATGGTTGGATCTGGCTATTTCAAAGTACAAGGCATATTGGTCAAGATATGTAATGTCTGATAACCCTTATCTTCGACTTTGCAAAATCAGTGAATAA
- the LOC103445261 gene encoding probable galacturonosyltransferase 3 isoform X3, translated as MKSNNLGAMQSSRVKMGDLSASWVLENPVDGRQEHPKRFEMAEDSSQSGLTFEEKTQHPTDDHQSGEGELPYSRLSSMSPVKLKRRVMRQERRNLRTAELIGKDTEANNQMAAAAIERSKDFDPLVKGKYSIWRSDYESPNSDSTLKLMLDQIIMAKSYASIAMSKNETDLFNSLMKHYKLSQHAIGEASSDAELHSSALNRAKAMGRVLSAAKDKLYDCLTVERKLRVMLQSTEENLNALKKKSAFLNQLAAKTVPKPLHCLPLQLASDYFLLGYHNRGDANKEKLEDPSLFHYAIFSDNVIATSVVVNSTVLHAKEPNKHVFHVVTDKLNYAAMRMWFIVNPPAGATVQVENIDDFKWLNSSSCSVLRQLESARLQEYYFKANHPSSLSMGSDSLKYRNPKYLSLLNHLRFYLPDVYPKLDKILFLDDDIVVQKDLTPIWSVDLQGNVNGAVETCKESFHRYDKYLNFSNPLISDNFDSNACGWAFGMNIFDLNEWRKRNITGIYHRWQDMNEDRTLWKLGTLPPGLITFYNLTYPLDRGWHALGLGYDPALNKTAIENAAVIHYNGNYKPWLDLAISKYKAYWSRYVMSDNPYLRLCKISE; from the exons ATGAAAAG CAACAATCTTGGAGCTATGCAAAGTAGTAGGGTTAAAATGGGGGACCTATCCGCTTCTTGGGTCTTGGAAAATCCTGTTGATGGAAGGCAGGAACATCCAAAGAGATTTGAG ATGGCGGAGGATTCATCTCAATCTGGATTGACATTTGAAGAAAAGACTCAGCATCCTACAGATGATCATCAATCTGGTGAAGGTGAACTTCCATATTCTCGTCTATCATCAATGAGCCCAGTGAAGCTCAAGCGTCGG GTAATGCGGCAAGAAAGGAGGAATCTTCGGACTGCAGAGTTGATAGGAAAGGATACAGAAGCTAATAACCAGATGGCTGCAGCAGCAATTGAACGATCAAAAGACTTTGATCCCCTTGTCAAGGGAAAGTACAGCATATGGAGGAGTGATTATGAAAGCCCAAATTCTGATTCAACCTTGAAACTTATGCTGGACCAGATCATAATGGCCAAATCTTACGCAAGCATTGCCATGTCGAAGAATGAAACTGATCTTTTTAATTCTCTCATGAAACACTATAAACTTAGTCAGCATGCTATTGGAGAAGCAAGTTCAGACGCTGAGCTTCATTCaag TGCACTTAACCGAGCCAAAGCAATGGGCCGTGTTCTCTCTGCAGCGAAAGACAAATTATATGACTGCCTCACTGTCGAAAGGAAGTTGAGAGTCATGCTTCAGTCAACTGAAGAGAATCTAAatgctttgaagaaaaagagTGCATTCTTGAATCAGCTTGCTGCAAAAACAGTCCCTAAACCGTTACATTGCCTTCCTCTACAACTTGCATCTGACTATTTCTTATTGGGTTATCATAATAGAGGGGATGCAAACAAAGAAAAGCTTGaggatccttctctcttccacTATGCCATCTTTTCTGATAATGTTATAGCAACATCAGTGGTTGTTAATTCTACCGTGCTGCATGCGAAGGAACCCAACAAGCATGTTTTCCATGTAGTCACCGATAAACTAAATTATGCTGCTATGAGAATGTGGTTTATTGTCAACCCTCCTGCAGGAGCAACAGTCCAGGTTGAAAACATTGATGATTTCAAATGGCTGAATTCTTCTTCGTGTTCTGTTCTCCGTCAACTTGAATCTGCCAGACTTCAAGAATATTATTTCAAGGCAAATCATCCTTCTTCCCTCTCTATGGGTTCTGACTCTCTTAAATATCGGAATCCAAAATATTTGTCCCTGCTGAATCATCTAAGATTCTACCTTCCTGATGTTTACCCAAAGCTGGACAAGATCCTATTTCTGGATGACGATATTGTAGTTCAGAAGGATTTGACGCCTATTTGGTCTGTTGACCTTCAAGGGAATGTAAATGGTGCAGTGGAGACCTGTAAAGAGAGCTTCCATCGGTATGATAAATATCTCAACTTCTCAAATCCATTAATCTCTGATAACTTTGATTCCAATGCTTGTGGCTGGGCATTCGGCATGAATATCTTCGACTTGAATGAGTGGAGGAAGCGAAACATCACTGGTATATATCATCGTTGGCAAGACATG AATGAGGACAGAACTCTTTGGAAACTTGGGACATTGCCACCAGGACTTATAACTTTCTACAACCTGACCTATCCGCTGGATCGGGGTTGGCATGCGTTGGGACTTGGCTATGACCCGGCCCTCAACAAAACGGCGATAGAGAATGCAGCTGTGATCCATTACAATGGAAACTACAAGCCATGGTTGGATCTGGCTATTTCAAAGTACAAGGCATATTGGTCAAGATATGTAATGTCTGATAACCCTTATCTTCGACTTTGCAAAATCAGTGAATAA
- the LOC103412101 gene encoding pentatricopeptide repeat-containing protein At2g17210 → MLEMRFPTIPNLSNCNVRLKELSSNGKWQELLCHHHEIQKSGLKLTDPSAFPPILKACSTLRSSAFGKAVHGGLIKTGFESCTSVANSAMDFYVKTGELGSALCVFNGMRSRDGVSWNIVVCGCLDQGDLEQGLWWFNNARVYADGFQFQPNNSTLVLVIQACRRLRDKCEGLIVHGYVIRGGFSFVSSVQNSLLSLYAEEGDMDSARNVFDEMRQRDVISWSVMIGGFVRCEEALIGMQMFRRMVAELGIEPDGVTMVSVLKACTNLKDLTMGQSIHGLVICRGLDCDMFVGNSLIDMYSKCSDADSASKVFEAMPRRNKVSWNSILSGFVFNEKHLEALSLFFSMGNEGIEADEVTLVSVLQTSEHLGLIHCKSVHCVTIRQGYESNELLLNSLMDAYAKCNDVELAWKLFREMKKRDVVSWSNMIGGFASCGRPDEAIAVFNEMMRLQGQDQKPNEITIINLFDACSASAELKRSKWAHGIAIRRGLAAQVAVGTAIVDMYSKCGAIGESRKAFGQILEKNVVSCSAMIAAYGMNGLGHEALALLAEMKLYGLKPNAVTILSVLSACSHGGLVKEGLSLFNSMVQDHGIEQRLEHYTCVVDMLARAGKLVMAMEFIKKIPESFMAARTSNAWGALLSACRSYRNSKVGFEAASRVLELEPENSAGYLLASSIYAANGLWVDAGSMRRLVKERRVRVVAGYSLVHVGDKACRFVAGDGNSHSKSVSPSHGNMHSMLELLHACMIKTGNRNIVDDFDLIE, encoded by the coding sequence ATGTTGGAAATGCGCTTCCCCACGATTCCAAACCTTTCCAATTGCAATGTGAGGCTCAAAGAGCTATCATCTAATGGAAAATGGCAAGAACTACTTTGCCACCACCATGAAATCCAGAAATCTGGACTTAAACTAACAGACCCTTCAGCCTTCCCTCCAATCCTCAAAGCATGCTCGACCCTCCGCTCCTCCGCCTTTGGAAAGGCGGTGCACGGAGGCTTGATCAAGACTGGATTCGAGTCCTGCACTTCCGTGGCGAATTCCGCCATGGATTTTTACGTTAAAACAGGGGAATTGGGTTCTGCATTGTGTGTTTTTAATGGCATGAGGAGCAGAGATGGAGTTTCTTGGAATATTGTGGTTTGTGGGTGCCTTGATCAGGGTGATTTGGAACAAGGGTTGTGGTGGTTTAACAATGCTAGGGTTTATGCTGATGGATTTCAGTTTCAACCCAATAATTCTACTTTGGTGCTTGTAATCCAAGCGTGTCGCCGCCTCCGGGATAAGTGTGAGGGGCTGATCGTACATGGTTATGTGATTCGAGGCGGGTTTTCCTTTGTATCTTCGGTTCAAAACTCTTTGTTGAGTCTGTATGCAGAGGAAGGTGATATGGACAGCGCGCGGaatgtgtttgatgaaatgcgtCAGAGAGATGTTATCTCTTGGAGTGTGATGATTGGGGGCTTTGTACGTTGTGAGGAAGCTCTAATTGGGATGCAGATGTTCAGAAGGATGGTAGCCGAGCTTGGCATTGAACCGGATGGTGTTACAATGGTCAGTGTTCTTAAAGCATGCACTAATTTGAAGGACTTGACAATGGGACAGTCGATCCACGGGTTGGTAATCTGTAGAGGTTTAGATTGTGATATGTTCGTTGGAAACTCTTTGATTGATATGTATTCCAAGTGCAGTGATGCGGATTCTGCATCTAAAGTTTTCGAGGCAATGCCACGAAGGAATAAGGTGTCGTGGAATTCTATTTTATCTGGATTTGTGTTCAACGAGAAGCATTTGGAGGCCCTGTCACTGTTTTTCTCTATGGGGAATGAAGGAATTGAGGCGGACGAAGTTACTCTTGTGAGTGTTCTTCAAACATCCGAACATTTGGGCTTGATTCATTGCAAGTCGGTGCACTGCGTAACAATCAGGCAGGGATACGAATCAAATGAATTGCTCCTGAATTCTCTCATGGATGCTTATGCAAAGTGCAACGATGTTGAGCTTGCATGGAAACTTTTTAGAGAGATGAAGAAAAGAGATGTGGTTTCGTGGAGCAACATGATTGGAGGGTTTGCTAGTTGTGGCAGACCCGATGAAGCAATTGCCGTATTCAACGAGATGATGAGGCTGCAGGGACAAGATCAGAAGCCCAATGAGATCACCATCATAAATCTTTTTGACGCTTGTTCAGCTTCTGCCGAATTGAAGAGGTCGAAATGGGCTCATGGAATTGCTATCAGAAGAGGTTTGGCGGCACAAGTAGCTGTCGGAACCGCAATTGTAGACATGTACTCGAAATGTGGGGCAATAGGAGAATCGAGAAAGGCTTTTGGACAAATTCTTGAAAAAAATGTCGTGTCATGCAGTGCCATGATAGCTGCGTATGGAATGAACGGTCTTGGCCATGAAGCACTAGCTTTACTTGCAGAAATGAAGCTGTATGGTTTGAAACCAAATGCAGTGACCATTCTTTCTGTGCTATCTGCGTGTAGCCATGGAGGTTTAGTCAAAGAGGGCCTTTCCTTGTTCAATTCGATGGTTCAAGATCACGGCATTGAACAAAGACTGGAACATTACACTTGTGTAGTTGACATGCTGGCCCGAGCAGGAAAGCTTGTAATGGCAATGGAATTTATCAAAAAAATCCCAGAAAGTTTTATGGCCGCCAGAACAAGTAATGCTTGGGGTGCATTATTGAGCGCTTGCAGAAGCTATAGGAACAGCAAAGTTGGTTTTGAAGCCGCCTCTCGTGTGCTTGAGCTGGAGCCTGAAAACTCAGCCGGGTACTTACTGGCTTCGAGCATTTACGCAGCGAACGGGTTGTGGGTCGACGCTGGAAGTATGAGAAGGTTGGTGAAGGAAAGAAGGGTGAGGGTTGTGGCTGGTTACAGCTTAGTGCATGTTGGTGACAAGGCATGTAGATTTGTTGCTGGTGATGGTAATTCCCACTCCAAATCCGTTTCACCATCTCATGGAAATATGCACTCAATGCTTGAGCTGTTGCATGCCTGCATGATCAAGACGGGAAACAGGAATATTGTTGATGATTTCGACTTAattgaataa
- the LOC103445261 gene encoding probable galacturonosyltransferase 3 isoform X2, translated as MHLHCLSDTHKSCIHMFHLHLQLERLRNLYYMLIEQGEGASVIRVSTLPDEKNIDIIATYSNNLGAMQSSRVKMGDLSASWVLENPVDGRQEHPKRFEMAEDSSQSGLTFEEKTQHPTDDHQSGEGELPYSRLSSMSPVKLKRRVMRQERRNLRTAELIGKDTEANNQMAAAAIERSKDFDPLVKGKYSIWRSDYESPNSDSTLKLMLDQIIMAKSYASIAMSKNETDLFNSLMKHYKLSQHAIGEASSDAELHSSALNRAKAMGRVLSAAKDKLYDCLTVERKLRVMLQSTEENLNALKKKSAFLNQLAAKTVPKPLHCLPLQLASDYFLLGYHNRGDANKEKLEDPSLFHYAIFSDNVIATSVVVNSTVLHAKEPNKHVFHVVTDKLNYAAMRMWFIVNPPAGATVQVENIDDFKWLNSSSCSVLRQLESARLQEYYFKANHPSSLSMGSDSLKYRNPKYLSLLNHLRFYLPDVYPKLDKILFLDDDIVVQKDLTPIWSVDLQGNVNGAVETCKESFHRYDKYLNFSNPLISDNFDSNACGWAFGMNIFDLNEWRKRNITGIYHRWQDMNEDRTLWKLGTLPPGLITFYNLTYPLDRGWHALGLGYDPALNKTAIENAAVIHYNGNYKPWLDLAISKYKAYWSRYVMSDNPYLRLCKISE; from the exons ATGCATCTCCACTGTCTGTCTGACACCCACAAATCCTGCATTCATATgtttcatcttcatcttcaattGGAGCGGTTGCGAAATCTTTACTATATGCTGATTGAGCAGGGAGAGGGTGCATCTGTGATCAGAGTCAGTACTCTACCAGATGAAAAG AATATTGACATAATTGCGACATACAGCAACAATCTTGGAGCTATGCAAAGTAGTAGGGTTAAAATGGGGGACCTATCCGCTTCTTGGGTCTTGGAAAATCCTGTTGATGGAAGGCAGGAACATCCAAAGAGATTTGAG ATGGCGGAGGATTCATCTCAATCTGGATTGACATTTGAAGAAAAGACTCAGCATCCTACAGATGATCATCAATCTGGTGAAGGTGAACTTCCATATTCTCGTCTATCATCAATGAGCCCAGTGAAGCTCAAGCGTCGG GTAATGCGGCAAGAAAGGAGGAATCTTCGGACTGCAGAGTTGATAGGAAAGGATACAGAAGCTAATAACCAGATGGCTGCAGCAGCAATTGAACGATCAAAAGACTTTGATCCCCTTGTCAAGGGAAAGTACAGCATATGGAGGAGTGATTATGAAAGCCCAAATTCTGATTCAACCTTGAAACTTATGCTGGACCAGATCATAATGGCCAAATCTTACGCAAGCATTGCCATGTCGAAGAATGAAACTGATCTTTTTAATTCTCTCATGAAACACTATAAACTTAGTCAGCATGCTATTGGAGAAGCAAGTTCAGACGCTGAGCTTCATTCaag TGCACTTAACCGAGCCAAAGCAATGGGCCGTGTTCTCTCTGCAGCGAAAGACAAATTATATGACTGCCTCACTGTCGAAAGGAAGTTGAGAGTCATGCTTCAGTCAACTGAAGAGAATCTAAatgctttgaagaaaaagagTGCATTCTTGAATCAGCTTGCTGCAAAAACAGTCCCTAAACCGTTACATTGCCTTCCTCTACAACTTGCATCTGACTATTTCTTATTGGGTTATCATAATAGAGGGGATGCAAACAAAGAAAAGCTTGaggatccttctctcttccacTATGCCATCTTTTCTGATAATGTTATAGCAACATCAGTGGTTGTTAATTCTACCGTGCTGCATGCGAAGGAACCCAACAAGCATGTTTTCCATGTAGTCACCGATAAACTAAATTATGCTGCTATGAGAATGTGGTTTATTGTCAACCCTCCTGCAGGAGCAACAGTCCAGGTTGAAAACATTGATGATTTCAAATGGCTGAATTCTTCTTCGTGTTCTGTTCTCCGTCAACTTGAATCTGCCAGACTTCAAGAATATTATTTCAAGGCAAATCATCCTTCTTCCCTCTCTATGGGTTCTGACTCTCTTAAATATCGGAATCCAAAATATTTGTCCCTGCTGAATCATCTAAGATTCTACCTTCCTGATGTTTACCCAAAGCTGGACAAGATCCTATTTCTGGATGACGATATTGTAGTTCAGAAGGATTTGACGCCTATTTGGTCTGTTGACCTTCAAGGGAATGTAAATGGTGCAGTGGAGACCTGTAAAGAGAGCTTCCATCGGTATGATAAATATCTCAACTTCTCAAATCCATTAATCTCTGATAACTTTGATTCCAATGCTTGTGGCTGGGCATTCGGCATGAATATCTTCGACTTGAATGAGTGGAGGAAGCGAAACATCACTGGTATATATCATCGTTGGCAAGACATG AATGAGGACAGAACTCTTTGGAAACTTGGGACATTGCCACCAGGACTTATAACTTTCTACAACCTGACCTATCCGCTGGATCGGGGTTGGCATGCGTTGGGACTTGGCTATGACCCGGCCCTCAACAAAACGGCGATAGAGAATGCAGCTGTGATCCATTACAATGGAAACTACAAGCCATGGTTGGATCTGGCTATTTCAAAGTACAAGGCATATTGGTCAAGATATGTAATGTCTGATAACCCTTATCTTCGACTTTGCAAAATCAGTGAATAA